The genome window TGCCGCCTTCATTATCCTGCCCTATTAATGTTTAAATGTTCTCCTCTATTTTCCTCATTCTTTGTTCAGTCCGTTTCTCAGCataataaatgtatttgaTGTGTAGAGGAAGGCCTCTCGAAGCAGGTAAGCCTCCTGGCTATAGAATTACAACTGGTCTTCAGAAGACCTGACAAAGCTCTAACTTTAATCAGTTATCTAGAGAACAATTTGATGTATGGGGGTAGTGCACCTTTAAAAGGTTTAGAGAAAGCTGGCAAAGAGAAAAAGGTACAATAAGAACGTCTATTTAGTTGTCAAGTGCTTAAAAGCGTTTTTCTTTTCAGCTGCCTTTGCCTGCTCCCAAACCCATTTCTGAggatctacaaaaaaaattgcttaaatatAAAGTTAGATGTTATTTGTTGAATCGCTCTCTAACTTTAGCTGCTAAAGAAATCCCTGTGTTATTAAAGGACAAATGTGTAAGCAGTGTTTTTTTATAAGCAAACTGTTGTTTAAGgtggttaaaattttaagaaaattgaggCAGTTCTAATGGCCGCTAATCTCGAATACCTTAAAGGAAACTTCCAGGAGTCTTTAAGGCTTCTTTCTTCAATTCCTGAAGATGCTCTCAGCTACAAGTAAATGctggttattttttttttttgtaatttacgAGGGCAATTATTATTGCAGTGAATATGGTGAATCTTCTAAGGTACTGCATTACAATAACCTGGGAATTTTACATCACGCTTTAGGAAAGCCCAATTTGGCAACCCACTACTTCCAAACGGCTTTCAAGGAAGACATGAAGCTGTGggaaaatataaagaaaaaggaCCCCAGTAAGAGGATTTACCACTGGATCTTCTTGATACACCTAAATCATCTTTTTAGATGACCTTCAATTGTATACTCGAGGGGGTTGCAAAAACCATGAACTAATGTACAACTTGGGCATTGCTTTGCTGTACACCGGCAGACCTGCTGAAGCCTTCGATTGTCTGATTTTTGCGGTACGCAGGTATCATAGAAATTCGAGACTGTGGCTGCGCATTGCCGAGTGTTGTATTGCTGTACACAAAAAGGTGAAATTCGGGGACCGttttggacatttttatttgcgtATGTGTTTTGTAGTCAAACGAGGTAGATTTTGATGTGCCAAAGAAGCAAAAAGAGCTAATCGAGGAGGTTGTGGGGAGTGGGGTTCATCGCAAGGTGGTGTTAGCTGCTAATTTGtctaaagacaaaaaatataagtgAGCAAATACCCTGGCACTTAACgcttaatatgtatttttgctattttaaagCTTTGAAAGTATCTCCTCCGCAATTCCAGTCCCCACTCTAGAATTCTCGGTATTCTGCCTGCGCAATGCCAAATTGCTGCTTCCGGCTGATTTAACAGAAGCCCCCTTGGAGCCTTTGTTTTTAGTGCCTGGAGTAACCCCACCGGCGCCCCCTCCAAGCCCCACGTTAGCTCCATCTAGCCCTACTTCTGGTCCAGAAATTCAGGCAttgaaaaataccattttaGCTGCAAATGCTTATGTTTGTCTTAGCATGGGTGATTATATCACGTCCCTGAATTTTGCAAAGGAACTCTTGGCTCAGGAGAAAATATCCGGAGCTCACAAGTAATTTGCtccatttagaatttttatggCCAAATCTCAGGAAAAACGTATTTCAGACTTCTGGGCCATTTATATGCAGCAGAATGTCTAGTTCTCTCGGATCAAATTCCTGAAGCTGTAAACTACCTCGATCCTCAAAACATCAAAGATATTGACCTTCATTTTGCTTCTGAGTTTACTCCTGGGGAAGATTCAGTAACAAAAACCAACCCGCCTCTAAGTAAGCCCTCTTTGactttcaaaatcaaaacgcTTTATCTTTAAAAACCTTCAGGCTGGTTTCCAAATAATCTTCCGACAGCCCATGCTATCATGCAATACAACATTGCTGTTGCCAAGACCATTAGAGGTCAATTTGAGCAAGCTGGTCAGCTTTTGAAACAAATCTGGCAACAGCGCTCCACTACCTGTCAGGTACCTGCGCACATTATAATGCTGGTGATTTACATCGAATTGCAATTGGGTATGATGTTCGGGCAAAGTATGAGagtgttatttattagttttgtgTTATTTCAGGTCATGCAGAAATCGCAAGGAATCTCTTAAGACAATATTCATTGCAACATAGAATGGCTGGGTGATAGTGAATTTTAGGCTATACGAATTTAGAtcgaattaataaattttttgtgatatgaaaaataggttttttgcTAAAACAGTAACGtcaaaatgggaaaaatttacTAATACTTGTAGGTCagttaaagttttgttacttGTTACTATTAATCCCCCCAATTCAATATAATGTACTACAGTGAAATTGTGTTGGCATTCAAATATGCTATAATGGACGTGAGTACAAAATACGTAAAATAGGGATAAGGTAAAACAAGCTTCATTCGGGCTGTGTAAATAATACTAAATTACGAATAACGTTGCTAAACTTTACGGTAACTCCTAAAGTAACAGAAAATCAGGCAAGGGGACAAACCAAAATTCTCTTTAAGTACCAAGTTTATTCCTCACTCTTATATAGTGGTGGCTCGTTCTGGGAAGAAGTGCGCCGTCTTTACAACGGTCATCTTACTATTACAATTTTAAGTGTCATATCCCCATTACTGGCGACTGAGATCTTATTGCTTtcccgaaaaaaaaaataccacGAGTTGCCACTATTCTTAGATCCTAGGCGTAGGTATATCACCCGATTTAAAAACAATCCAGTAgtaaaataatcattaaacACCGATAAAACTAGTATGCGTTTCAATGATCAAAATATCAGTAAAATAAGCACTTAAATACAACTAAAAGTGGGGTGGAACAACCGTGACAATGCCAAGCCAAAAATGCTTTAAGTTGGATTCATATACTCTGCTATTCGCGGTCGTCGTTTGCTGTTGATGCGTTTTCTACGTTCAACACTCAGTTCGTAAGTCGTTGTCTTGCTTCATTGTCTCAATAGCAAGCGAACGACTAGAAAAACAGGAaacaaataaacttaaaaccTAATTCTTCCTGGCTTTCTTGGCACAATTTTCCACGCCTGCCACCGGTACCTGTGGAGCGATAGACCTTAACAAGTTTTGCTTACTGTAGCTGCCAAACAATGTTGTCAACAATGATACTCCATACCCTGTGGCTCTCTCTCCCTGTAAGTTTtacaaacaattaaaaagaagAGATGCTGTAGACTGTACATACACTATGAACTGGATAGGCCATGTCCACATGGATCCACGTGCCTGGATAATCGAAGCCTAAATGGGAAGCTATGAAAAGCCCGGCGCAGCTGGCTTGTGCGTTATTTCTATCAGATACAGAATTTTTCATGTCTGCAACTGCAGAGGTAAACTCGGAAAAGTGCAATTCTGGGCAAAATGGCAAAGGAAAGGCCAGGTCTCCGGAAGATAAACCTGCTTCTAAGACTGTGTGCTCCCAGTCACCGTTATTAGTAAGGAAAGCACTATGATATTTTCCAGTAGCTATTCCctatgcaaaaatatttatgaatagTTCTAACAGTAATTTTCTAATGGAAAATGTACTTGAGCCCCAGTTAATGTCGCCATGTCTAAAATAATGTTGGCTTTGAGGTCTTTGTTGGCATAAACCACACCGTCCGACAAAACGAGTCGACCTTCAGCGTCGGTGTTGTTGATTTCAACAGTTCGGCCCGAGTATAAAGTGTGAATATCGTCGGGTCTTAAAAGGGTTTTCCATGATAACGTTGTCACAAGCAGGTAAAAGATGGGTCATTTAAGTTAAAATGGATTTCAATACCTGGTGGCATTGGGACCAACTCCATTCTCAGCCAAACAGAACACAGCGTGAAGGTTCTCCTTGAAACCCGACTGAACAGCGGCGTAAAATGCTCCTAAAACTCCGGCAGCTCCCCCGCAATCACGTTTCATGCCTGGCATTGCggtctaaaaattttaatttacattcttattaatacattttaggGCAATCtgcataaatataatttaagattaaaaatgcatattgTGTGAAAATTAATCGATAATTTGTGAATGAAATTATCTACATCTCTGGCTTCAAATCACTTACCTTTCCTTTAAGACTAAGGCCGCCAGTGTCATAAACAATACCCTTGCCCACCCAGGCAATAGTCTGTGTGGCCCCTTCAGGAGTATGACTGAGCACTGCCAAAGCTGGAGGCACCTTGGCAGCCTTACCCACTCCATAAATACCCCCAAACCCCCTTTTTTCTAGCTCCTCATCGCGAATTATCGTCGGAGTTATCTTAAGAACCTTACCTATATCCTTTACTTGCTATGGAATCAAAATCGCACTATCAAATATGTCACTTAAATAGAAAATGGGAAACATACagttaaaaaatcatcaacGGTCATATCATTGCAAGGGGCATCTACAATTTTTGCAGCCAATCTGACTCCAGTAGCCGCATTTTCAATACACTTCAAGTCATCATTGCTTAGCTGTGGAGCGAGATTCTCCCCAGCAATCTCTTTATTAACAATTACAAATTCAACTGTAACAGTTGCTTTATCCGAGTCACTGACCTGAGCCCCTGATTTTCTTGAATATAAGGGAAATGCCCTTGCCACTGCACAGGCACTAGCATAAATTTGGGGTTGCTCACAAACAATCTAAAAAAGGATACAGATTTTTCCTTTGACAAATCCTTTATCTTTTTGACAAACATTCTCTTACCACAATACTCTCATCAACGTCCCCATAAACAGAGCTTTGCACAATCTTGGTGATCGAATGAGCTCTGGAAGGAGTATTGTGCCTGCTACATTTAACTGGCAAAGCAGCTACTGTGGCCAAATTCAGCCAAAGAGATCTAGTATCAGTTGGAGAAGGGTGTAAGCTGGACACAGCCAATTTAAAGGTTTCTTCGCTGACACGGGGTTCTAGTTTAGGCTTAATATCATTAAAATGCAGTTGAGTCAGGTGCTTAACTTGGCCTATTATTAGTACAGGTGTTGATTCTGGGTCTGATTTCGTGAGACCTGATTTGAAAACCAAGTTggccattttttttgttctgaaaTTAGGGCTTAAATCACTGCTAGATATTACGTGGCGTATATCTatatttttgtgtatataaaattgttatcagtgtgcaaacaaaaatcttttattcTTGGAGATTGGGTGTTTGTAGAGGTTTATTTTGGTTATTTCGTGGCTAGTAACTATCACTGATCAAGCATTAATGTAAATGGTTACTAATCtctatttttcttcaattgaaaatattgttcacTACTCATAAGATTCATGTTTGTTTGGAGGTTTAATGTGTTGCttagtataaaaaaaattcaaacaacaCCATAATATCTCAAGTGACCTTCATGAATAAAAACAACTTGTGGCAGGTGTCACTACTGTAGTAAACCAGGACCGGATTTAGAAGAGTGGGCCTCTTTGGGCAAAAAACCAAAGATGTAATACtgttattttctaatttacaattgaGGAGAATGGGGTGGGGAGTGGTTCTTTGCCCCCCTTTAAAATCTAGTGCTAACTTAAAGTTACAGCAaatcgaagaaaaataaacatgcaATAGAAGTGGCATAACTTTGTAGTACTTCAGCATTTTATGGACACTGAAACTTAGAAGTAAATGAAACAAGTCTGCTATTAGACTTACCTACAGCCCTTATAGCCCCTAGTTGCTAACGAGTAAAGAAGATTATTTCTTCgtttaaggaaaattgaagaatgaaacatgaaaaaagaaaaaattgtgaaaaaagtACGATAATGACTTTGTTtacaaaagttgaaaaaaatggGCGACTTTTTGTCATATTTGACAGTAAACACCGagattttaatctaaaatagTTGAAATATGGCAACAATGTAAGCGCCATTTTAGTGTTGAATCTAAGCAAACATGAACGATGGGTTTAGATTATTTCTTGTTcgtttaattcattttaatttaagatttaaacaaaacattaaatattaatggtAAACTTCTTCAAATCCGTATATTGCAgctgaaactaaaaattgacaataattatattttctattactGAGGCAAAGGTCTGTCCCATTCAACAACTCGGCAATCCCACCAAATATATTTCCCCTTTAAAGCTGTATCATCTAAAGCCGCAAACAGAGACGACCGAGCCCCTTCATCTATTGTAGACTTCCCTGTCTTGTTCATGTCTGTGTTGACCCATCCTGGATGCACATGGTTAATTGCAATGTTACGATTGGGCAATTCTTGGTCAAATATTCTTTGTTGGACAATGGTTAGGGCACTTAGTCCCACCTTTGATATTGAATAGGCACTAGTGCCCCAACCATTTTCAATGTGTTTACCTTCTTTTACAGATCTataataatattctttttGATTAAAACGCTACAATTTACATCcaaaaattacttacttgacatagtttttcattaacaaactcaaattttcaatagtcAAATTAGGGTTCTTTAACTTGGTGCTCAGATCTGCAGAAGGAACTCTGTCCAAGTGACCTGCAGAGCTGGAAACATTCACCACTCTGGCATTCTGCtttaataatggaaataatGCCTCGCACACTTTCAAAGTGCCAAAATAGTTCACTCCCACATCTTGTACAGCCACTTCATTTATAGGTAGAGATGTCTAAAAATCAAGTACTAACTAACATCACATAAGAAGTATTGATTTACTGTTGTAGAAACTCCAGCATTGTTTATGAGAATATCAATGCCTCCATGTCGGTTCTTAATGTGGTCTCTAAATTTGTTAATGCTAGTTTCATCTGTGATGTCTAGCTGATGGAACAGGGGGTTGTAGCCCAAGGCTTTAAGTTTATCTACTGCTTCTTGGCCTTTAGTTACGTTTCTAGCGGTTAAATACACGTCTCCTTGGAATCTCTCACAGAGGCCTTTGACTATGGCAAAACCTATGCCTTTGTTACTACCTGTTACCTGTGTACAAGGATTAGTGATTAATGAATAAGGGAGTATACTAAGTACTTACAATAGctagtttttttaaagacattaTAGAAATTCGCAGATTTGTATTGGGAATTAGTTTTCATCTTTGGAACGTTTATatacttggaagaacatatttaatattgtaattttgatAGGTGTGCGATAAGAAAAGGTGTTTAGATGTATGATTTGTGGTTTTGTGGGTTGACTTAAGTCa of Euwallacea similis isolate ESF13 chromosome 3, ESF131.1, whole genome shotgun sequence contains these proteins:
- the Not10 gene encoding CCR4-NOT transcription complex subunit 10, with translation MGDKDQEKGPELVSEAERDFALNALTEYKKKNYSTCLQNISKLEQTRPKDFKVLQNKAVVEYFKSDLRKTEQFKNSLNSICNQFKIKVDKLEEIDYCIAQFNQAIILFHQKEYTSAQAVMDRVYKFIEPMEEGLSKQVSLLAIELQLVFRRPDKALTLISYLENNLMYGGSAPLKGLEKAGKEKKLPLPAPKPISEDLQKKLLKYKVRCYLLNRSLTLAAKEIPVLLKDKCKIEAVLMAANLEYLKGNFQESLRLLSSIPEDALSYNEYGESSKVLHYNNLGILHHALGKPNLATHYFQTAFKEDMKLWENIKKKDPNDLQLYTRGGCKNHELMYNLGIALLYTGRPAEAFDCLIFAVRRYHRNSRLWLRIAECCIAVHKKSNEVDFDVPKKQKELIEEVVGSGVHRKVVLAANLSKDKKYNFESISSAIPVPTLEFSVFCLRNAKLLLPADLTEAPLEPLFLVPGVTPPAPPPSPTLAPSSPTSGPEIQALKNTILAANAYVCLSMGDYITSLNFAKELLAQEKISGAHKLLGHLYAAECLVLSDQIPEAVNYLDPQNIKDIDLHFASEFTPGEDSVTKTNPPLSWFPNNLPTAHAIMQYNIAVAKTIRGQFEQAGQLLKQIWQQRSTTCQVPAHIIMLVIYIELQLGHAEIARNLLRQYSLQHRMAG
- the grsm gene encoding probable aminopeptidase NPEPL1; its protein translation is MFHSSIFLKRRNNLLYSLATRGYKGCRTKKMANLVFKSGLTKSDPESTPVLIIGQVKHLTQLHFNDIKPKLEPRVSEETFKLAVSSLHPSPTDTRSLWLNLATVAALPVKCSRHNTPSRAHSITKIVQSSVYGDVDESIVIVCEQPQIYASACAVARAFPLYSRKSGAQVSDSDKATVTVEFVIVNKEIAGENLAPQLSNDDLKCIENAATGVRLAAKIVDAPCNDMTVDDFLTQVKDIGKVLKITPTIIRDEELEKRGFGGIYGVGKAAKVPPALAVLSHTPEGATQTIAWVGKGIVYDTGGLSLKGKTAMPGMKRDCGGAAGVLGAFYAAVQSGFKENLHAVFCLAENGVGPNATRPDDIHTLYSGRTVEINNTDAEGRLVLSDGVVYANKDLKANIILDMATLTGAQGIATGKYHSAFLTNNGDWEHTVLEAGLSSGDLAFPLPFCPELHFSEFTSAVADMKNSVSDRNNAQASCAGLFIASHLGFDYPGTWIHVDMAYPVHSGERATGYGVSLLTTLFGSYSKQNLLRSIAPQVPVAGVENCAKKARKN
- the LOC136420200 gene encoding carbonyl reductase [NADPH] 1-like, producing MSLKKLAIVTGSNKGIGFAIVKGLCERFQGDVYLTARNVTKGQEAVDKLKALGYNPLFHQLDITDETSINKFRDHIKNRHGGIDILINNAGVSTTTSLPINEVAVQDVGVNYFGTLKVCEALFPLLKQNARVVNVSSSAGHLDRVPSADLSTKLKNPNLTIENLSLLMKNYVKSVKEGKHIENGWGTSAYSISKVGLSALTIVQQRIFDQELPNRNIAINHVHPGWVNTDMNKTGKSTIDEGARSSLFAALDDTALKGKYIWWDCRVVEWDRPLPQ